A portion of the Oxynema aestuarii AP17 genome contains these proteins:
- a CDS encoding FAD-dependent oxidoreductase — MPELSQNLVFIGGGHSHAIALNLWGKQPLADVNVTLISNVRHTPYSGMLPGYIAGFYCFEEVHIDLEPLAKFARSRFVLDRAVGLDLDNRRVICGDRPPIPFDVVSIDIGSTPATIATPGAADYAIPAKPVPQLLHHWSELLDRVQAEPNRRWRLAVVGGGAGGVELILSMQARLWRLLPPGDRAALEFHLFQRGCELLPSHNPYVRTTLTRLLGDRGIHLHLGETVSGLTREGGAIALQCASGFCVACDRVFWVTQASAPEWIARSGLATDAAGFILVGDTLQSLSHPEVFATGDIATMQNHPRPKAGVFAVRQGPPLDRNLRLFLQNRPPQPFRPQTQFLTLIGTGTGRAIASRGAFGCGPNRLLWRWKDRIDRKFMQTFR; from the coding sequence ATGCCAGAACTTTCTCAAAATCTGGTCTTCATCGGTGGCGGTCACAGTCACGCGATCGCCTTGAACTTATGGGGAAAGCAGCCTTTAGCCGATGTCAACGTTACCTTAATCAGTAATGTCCGCCATACCCCCTATTCCGGGATGCTACCGGGCTATATCGCCGGATTTTACTGTTTTGAGGAGGTCCATATCGACCTCGAACCGTTGGCGAAGTTCGCGCGATCGCGCTTCGTCCTCGATCGCGCCGTCGGCTTGGATTTAGACAATCGTCGGGTGATTTGTGGCGATCGCCCCCCGATTCCCTTCGACGTTGTCTCCATCGATATCGGTAGCACTCCCGCCACGATCGCCACTCCCGGCGCCGCCGACTACGCCATCCCCGCCAAACCCGTACCCCAGTTACTCCACCATTGGTCCGAACTGCTCGATCGCGTCCAAGCCGAACCCAACCGACGTTGGCGTTTGGCAGTCGTCGGCGGCGGCGCCGGAGGGGTCGAGTTAATCTTATCGATGCAAGCGCGCTTGTGGCGCCTACTCCCTCCCGGCGATCGCGCTGCTCTCGAATTTCACTTATTCCAGCGCGGTTGCGAGCTTCTCCCCAGTCACAATCCCTACGTCCGCACCACGTTGACCCGCTTGTTAGGCGATCGCGGGATTCACCTCCATTTGGGCGAAACCGTGTCTGGCTTAACTCGCGAAGGGGGGGCGATCGCTCTTCAGTGCGCCTCTGGCTTCTGTGTGGCGTGCGATCGCGTCTTCTGGGTCACCCAAGCCTCGGCGCCGGAGTGGATCGCGCGATCGGGTTTGGCGACTGACGCAGCCGGGTTTATCCTCGTCGGCGATACCTTGCAATCCCTCTCTCATCCCGAAGTTTTCGCTACGGGAGATATCGCCACGATGCAGAACCATCCCCGTCCGAAAGCAGGGGTGTTCGCCGTGCGCCAGGGTCCACCCCTCGATCGCAATTTACGCCTATTTTTGCAGAATCGACCCCCGCAACCTTTCCGACCGCAAACCCAGTTCCTCACCCTGATCGGCACGGGAACGGGACGGGCGATCGCCTCTCGTGGCGCTTTCGGCTGCGGTCCCAACCGCCTGCTGTGGCGGTGGAAGGATCGCATCGATCGCAAATTCATGCAGACTTTTCGCTAA
- a CDS encoding DUF4340 domain-containing protein, which translates to MKLKRSTLILVFMALGLIGGFLYYEKEIVPIREAKAEKQKQLFSFNEEQIESFTITTDRAVLHFERGTNSEEEQMLDRTPWLMTVVENKTETATQTPKAEVSSSSEKATDTEESTETAISENNPSPESESMETASETNSETVAETTAETAPTATESCEPTDSNVDLGICEVPESEEADTKTEENSQETKASEKPSEEIVANDAYISFFFDNVIKGQQERAIAATTQLLKDYGLDNPQATVEIVLKNGQTHKLLLGDRDFTGSFIYAQLDPEITVSAEQQVFLVSTNFENAIDRPIEEWKQPPESEPETSQTPAPESTEAQNEAEGETDNNPQNNIQDNPEGETPADSTQPEANPGENSAETTEQIPPTQNEGTESESLETENQPNSDSP; encoded by the coding sequence ATGAAACTCAAACGTTCTACTCTGATTTTAGTTTTTATGGCACTCGGGTTAATTGGGGGATTTCTCTATTACGAAAAAGAAATTGTCCCCATTCGAGAAGCAAAAGCCGAAAAACAAAAGCAACTTTTTAGTTTCAATGAAGAGCAAATCGAGTCTTTTACCATAACCACCGATCGCGCGGTTCTGCATTTTGAACGGGGAACGAACAGTGAGGAAGAGCAAATGCTCGATCGCACCCCCTGGTTAATGACCGTGGTGGAAAATAAAACAGAAACAGCCACACAAACGCCAAAAGCGGAGGTCAGTTCGTCATCGGAAAAAGCGACGGATACAGAAGAAAGTACAGAAACTGCAATTTCTGAAAACAATCCATCGCCAGAGAGTGAATCGATGGAAACCGCATCAGAAACTAATTCTGAAACTGTTGCTGAAACGACGGCTGAAACTGCACCGACGGCGACGGAAAGTTGCGAACCGACGGACAGCAATGTGGACTTAGGTATTTGTGAAGTTCCCGAATCGGAGGAAGCAGACACTAAAACGGAAGAAAACAGTCAAGAAACTAAAGCATCCGAGAAACCATCCGAGGAGATCGTAGCGAACGATGCTTATATTTCTTTCTTTTTCGATAACGTGATTAAAGGTCAGCAAGAACGGGCGATCGCCGCTACCACACAACTCTTAAAAGATTACGGTTTAGACAACCCCCAAGCGACGGTCGAGATCGTTCTCAAAAACGGTCAAACTCACAAACTTCTCTTAGGCGATCGCGATTTTACGGGGAGTTTTATTTACGCTCAACTCGACCCGGAAATAACGGTCAGCGCCGAACAGCAAGTTTTTCTCGTTTCGACCAACTTTGAAAATGCGATCGATCGCCCTATCGAAGAATGGAAACAACCCCCGGAAAGCGAACCCGAAACGAGCCAAACTCCAGCCCCTGAATCGACAGAAGCACAGAACGAAGCTGAAGGCGAAACAGACAATAATCCTCAAAATAATATTCAAGATAACCCTGAAGGCGAAACGCCAGCAGACTCGACACAACCCGAAGCGAACCCGGGTGAAAATTCAGCAGAAACAACAGAGCAAATCCCTCCAACTCAAAATGAAGGGACAGAGTCGGAATCTTTAGAAACAGAAAATCAACCGAATTCCGATTCTCCCTAA
- a CDS encoding WD40 repeat domain-containing protein, with product MFFPFKKLPPAIASAGADGTVKLWSLDGHLEATLKGHKANVLGVKFSPDGRLIASVSGDRTMKLWRRDGQLIKTVKGHHGEVFGVSFSEDGRKIATGSSDRTIKIWQRDGRLITSIRRHTMGFYGMSFMPDGKLIASACADATVKLWQFDGLCLRTLEGHEDIVYSVDFSPDGKRIVSGSRDTTVKLWTKDRAWGRNGSVRTLKSHQNAVIQVCFSRNGRLIASASADKTIKIWDLEGRLLTTLKGHKDLVYSVNFSPDSRWLVSASEDNTVRLWSLEKQESEIVGHSKSPIYTACFSP from the coding sequence ATGTTTTTTCCGTTTAAAAAATTGCCTCCGGCGATCGCCTCTGCTGGAGCTGACGGTACAGTGAAGTTGTGGAGTTTGGACGGCCATTTAGAAGCCACGTTAAAGGGTCATAAAGCTAATGTTTTAGGGGTAAAGTTCAGTCCGGACGGTCGCTTAATTGCGTCGGTGAGTGGCGATCGCACCATGAAATTATGGCGGCGGGACGGTCAATTGATTAAAACCGTCAAAGGCCATCACGGCGAAGTATTTGGGGTTAGTTTTAGTGAAGACGGGCGCAAAATTGCCACGGGAAGCAGCGATCGCACGATCAAAATTTGGCAGCGTGACGGTCGCTTAATCACGTCCATTCGCCGCCACACCATGGGATTTTACGGCATGAGTTTTATGCCCGACGGTAAATTAATTGCCTCCGCTTGTGCCGATGCGACAGTGAAATTATGGCAGTTTGACGGGCTATGTTTGCGAACCTTAGAAGGTCACGAAGATATCGTTTATAGTGTCGATTTTAGTCCCGATGGGAAAAGAATTGTTTCGGGAAGTCGAGATACGACGGTCAAACTATGGACGAAAGATAGGGCCTGGGGCCGTAATGGCAGTGTCAGAACCCTCAAAAGTCATCAAAATGCAGTGATTCAGGTTTGTTTTAGTCGCAACGGACGGTTAATTGCGTCGGCGAGTGCGGATAAAACCATTAAAATTTGGGATTTAGAGGGGAGATTGTTGACGACACTCAAAGGGCATAAAGATTTAGTTTATAGTGTTAATTTTAGTCCGGACAGTCGCTGGTTAGTTTCCGCGAGCGAAGATAATACGGTACGGCTGTGGTCTTTGGAGAAGCAAGAAAGCGAAATTGTGGGTCATTCCAAAAGCCCAATTTACACCGCTTGTTTTAGTCCGTGA
- a CDS encoding ABC transporter permease translates to MGTIVGNIIAIYRKELQSYFQSPLAYAIAGIFWLLSGFFFVAILLGPEGIVQQVAMMEAQAQQMGFRVPPVDVAYEFLQMFLQVMGSVSLFILPILSMGLYAEERKRGTIELLATSPITNWSVATGKLLGVVTFFATIVAPLLGLEAIALSAANPPMPFAVPLLGHLGLILLAASVLSLGMFISSLTDSTILSAILTFALVLFLWVIDLLANSVGGPVGDALTHLSLLKHYENLIKGVVDLSSLILFASYIVLGVFLSAQSIDALRFQQS, encoded by the coding sequence ATGGGAACGATCGTCGGTAATATTATTGCGATTTACCGCAAAGAGTTACAAAGTTATTTTCAGTCGCCCCTCGCCTACGCGATCGCCGGGATTTTTTGGTTGCTCTCCGGCTTTTTCTTCGTCGCCATCCTCCTCGGTCCCGAGGGAATCGTCCAGCAAGTCGCAATGATGGAAGCACAAGCCCAACAAATGGGATTTAGAGTTCCCCCGGTGGATGTCGCCTATGAATTTTTACAGATGTTTTTGCAGGTGATGGGGTCGGTTTCTTTATTTATTTTGCCGATCTTGTCCATGGGACTCTACGCGGAAGAACGCAAACGAGGCACCATCGAACTGCTGGCGACTTCACCGATAACGAACTGGTCCGTCGCGACGGGCAAACTGTTAGGCGTGGTCACCTTTTTTGCGACGATAGTCGCCCCTTTGCTCGGGTTGGAGGCGATCGCCCTGAGTGCGGCTAATCCGCCGATGCCTTTTGCCGTACCGCTTTTAGGTCACCTCGGCTTAATTTTACTCGCCGCCAGCGTCCTGTCCTTGGGAATGTTTATCTCGTCGCTGACCGACAGCACGATTTTATCGGCGATTCTCACCTTTGCTTTAGTCTTATTTTTGTGGGTCATCGACCTCCTGGCGAACAGTGTCGGCGGTCCGGTCGGCGACGCTTTGACCCATTTGTCCCTGTTAAAGCATTACGAAAATTTGATTAAAGGGGTTGTCGATCTCAGTAGCTTAATTTTGTTTGCCAGTTATATCGTTTTAGGCGTCTTTCTCAGCGCCCAATCGATCGACGCCCTCCGCTTTCAACAAAGCTAA
- a CDS encoding ABC transporter ATP-binding protein: MIEVEQLSKIYGSTKAIEDLSFQVEPGEILGFLGPNGAGKTTTMRILAGYLPATKGTAKIAGYEVHENSMAVRQRIGYLPESPPLYLDMTVESFLHFVARIKHVAGGDRRDRVNTAIARCNLEEKRNIAIGKLSKGFRQRVGIAQAIVHDPPVIILDEPTVGLDPRQIIEVRNLIKSLAGEHTIILSTHILPEVSMTCSRVAIINRGKMVATGGIEELMSQLTGGTSYDLEVEIPPEKDWGNLFESLQNLPGVSEIQALDPQGGEPHQQLRVIAESGEEPGPDVVGILYAAGCRLHEMRRHRASLEEVFLQLTTEEDRTVAASEAAGETDSETVARESAETEESSPEAESESDGAQVEAEAPETAEMPENEEVREG; encoded by the coding sequence ATGATCGAGGTAGAGCAGTTAAGTAAGATTTACGGTTCGACCAAGGCGATCGAAGACCTCTCGTTTCAGGTGGAACCGGGAGAGATCCTCGGCTTTTTAGGGCCGAATGGGGCCGGAAAAACGACCACCATGCGAATTTTGGCCGGATATTTGCCTGCGACGAAAGGAACGGCCAAAATTGCCGGGTATGAAGTCCACGAAAACTCGATGGCGGTGCGCCAGCGCATCGGATATTTGCCCGAATCGCCGCCATTGTACCTCGATATGACCGTCGAGAGTTTCTTGCATTTTGTCGCGCGGATCAAGCACGTGGCGGGGGGCGATCGCCGAGATCGCGTCAACACGGCGATCGCCCGTTGTAACTTGGAAGAAAAACGCAACATCGCGATCGGCAAACTCTCGAAAGGCTTTCGCCAGCGTGTCGGAATTGCTCAGGCGATCGTTCACGACCCCCCGGTGATTATCCTCGACGAACCGACCGTAGGATTAGACCCGCGCCAAATTATTGAAGTCCGCAATCTGATTAAAAGTCTGGCGGGAGAACATACCATCATTCTTTCGACCCATATTTTGCCCGAAGTCAGCATGACTTGCAGCCGGGTAGCAATTATCAATCGCGGCAAAATGGTGGCTACGGGCGGGATTGAAGAGTTGATGAGTCAGTTGACCGGGGGAACCTCTTACGATTTAGAAGTGGAAATTCCCCCGGAGAAAGATTGGGGAAACTTGTTCGAGTCGTTGCAAAACTTGCCCGGAGTCAGCGAGATTCAAGCCCTCGATCCGCAAGGAGGGGAACCTCACCAGCAGTTGCGCGTCATCGCCGAATCGGGAGAAGAACCGGGGCCCGATGTAGTCGGGATTTTGTATGCGGCGGGCTGTCGCTTGCACGAAATGCGACGTCACCGGGCCAGTTTGGAAGAGGTGTTCTTGCAGTTGACCACCGAGGAAGATCGGACCGTGGCGGCGTCGGAAGCGGCGGGGGAAACCGACAGCGAAACCGTGGCCCGAGAATCGGCGGAAACAGAGGAGTCTTCCCCAGAAGCAGAAAGCGAGTCCGACGGGGCGCAGGTGGAGGCGGAAGCGCCAGAAACGGCTGAGATGCCGGAAAATGAGGAAGTTCGGGAGGGGTGA
- a CDS encoding GldG family protein: protein MQQNNKSSGLTKLIPYGFPIGPLLAIAGLSAGLVSGNWGPIPTGLVVGGIAVFIVWLLLALMFAEGFWNKRSTEVGTNAAISTLSILVVLGLLNSIALRNPVRLDLTESQRFTLSPQSQQIVKNLPQPVTVTIFDRAPNPSDLELLQNYQQQAPQQFDFRYIDPEQQISLAQQFEVKSFGEVYLNSRNGEKRQFVQQINPQSRLTEAKLTSTLEQFISDRTYTVYFLQGHGERPLEAGSPGSMSEAVQALEESNFVTEPLNLAERTEIPENASVIVAAGPKQPLFEGEIEALKAYLNRGGSLLLLIDPETNPQLGNLLEEWGVQLDDALAIDASGSGRLVGLGPAIPLISNYGNHPIVRDFSNGYSFYPLARPLQLEEVEGVEQTPLLISAQESWAETNPEQQQLQFDPERDRRGPLTLGVALTRTVDEAADSQLPTPPEATESPEAEEETEATESPEVTESPETTESPEATESPEVTESPEVTESPEATESPEAEEETEVTESPEATESPEVTESPEAEEETAEQTPDLDKQARMVVIGNSEFAADGRFELQLNGDVFLNSVNWLSKQNEETLSIRPKEATRRRIEMQPAQARLLAWMAIAILPLIGFSAAALLWWKQR from the coding sequence ATGCAACAGAATAACAAGTCATCTGGGTTGACAAAACTCATTCCTTATGGGTTTCCGATCGGGCCGTTATTGGCGATCGCGGGACTTTCAGCCGGATTGGTCTCGGGAAATTGGGGACCGATTCCCACGGGATTGGTCGTCGGTGGGATTGCCGTCTTTATCGTCTGGTTGTTGCTGGCGCTGATGTTTGCCGAGGGGTTTTGGAACAAGCGATCCACCGAAGTCGGCACCAACGCGGCGATCTCCACCCTATCGATCCTAGTCGTTTTAGGATTGCTCAACAGCATCGCCTTGCGCAATCCCGTCAGATTGGACCTCACCGAAAGCCAGCGTTTTACTCTGTCTCCCCAATCGCAGCAAATCGTCAAGAATTTACCCCAACCCGTCACCGTCACCATTTTCGATCGCGCCCCCAATCCCAGCGATCTCGAACTCCTACAAAACTATCAGCAACAAGCCCCTCAACAATTTGATTTTCGCTATATCGATCCGGAACAACAAATCTCTTTAGCCCAACAGTTTGAAGTCAAAAGCTTTGGGGAAGTGTATCTCAATTCCCGCAATGGCGAAAAACGTCAATTCGTACAACAAATTAATCCCCAATCGCGACTGACTGAAGCTAAACTAACCAGCACTTTAGAGCAGTTCATCAGCGATCGTACCTACACCGTTTACTTCCTCCAAGGTCACGGCGAACGCCCCCTCGAAGCCGGATCCCCCGGGTCGATGTCCGAAGCCGTCCAAGCCTTAGAAGAAAGCAATTTCGTCACCGAACCCCTTAACCTCGCCGAACGCACCGAAATTCCCGAAAATGCTTCCGTCATCGTCGCCGCCGGTCCCAAACAACCTCTATTTGAAGGCGAAATTGAGGCATTAAAAGCCTATCTCAATCGCGGCGGTAGTCTCTTACTGCTGATCGACCCCGAAACGAACCCCCAACTCGGTAACCTTCTAGAAGAATGGGGCGTCCAACTCGACGACGCCTTAGCCATCGATGCGTCCGGTAGCGGGCGTTTAGTCGGTCTCGGTCCGGCGATTCCGCTTATCTCCAACTACGGCAATCATCCCATTGTTCGAGACTTCAGTAATGGCTATTCTTTTTATCCCTTAGCCCGTCCTTTACAACTCGAAGAAGTCGAAGGCGTCGAACAAACTCCTTTATTAATTAGTGCCCAAGAAAGTTGGGCCGAAACCAATCCCGAACAGCAACAACTACAATTCGACCCGGAACGCGATCGAAGAGGACCGTTAACTTTGGGTGTCGCCCTCACTCGTACCGTAGACGAAGCTGCCGATTCTCAATTACCTACCCCTCCAGAAGCAACTGAATCTCCAGAAGCTGAAGAAGAAACAGAAGCAACTGAATCTCCAGAAGTAACGGAATCTCCAGAAACAACTGAATCTCCAGAAGCAACTGAATCTCCAGAAGTAACTGAATCTCCAGAAGTAACTGAATCTCCAGAAGCAACGGAATCTCCAGAAGCTGAAGAAGAAACAGAAGTAACTGAATCTCCAGAAGCAACGGAATCTCCAGAAGTAACTGAATCTCCAGAAGCTGAAGAAGAAACTGCCGAACAAACACCAGATTTGGATAAACAGGCGCGAATGGTCGTGATTGGGAATTCCGAATTTGCAGCAGATGGGCGCTTTGAACTGCAACTCAACGGCGATGTTTTTCTCAACTCCGTGAATTGGTTGAGCAAACAAAATGAAGAAACCCTTTCCATCCGACCGAAAGAAGCAACGCGGCGCCGGATTGAAATGCAGCCCGCACAAGCACGATTGTTAGCATGGATGGCGATCGCAATTCTACCGCTTATCGGCTTTAGCGCTGCCGCACTTTTATGGTGGAAACAGCGATAA
- the psbA gene encoding photosystem II q(b) protein yields MTTTLQQRESASLWDRFCEWVASTENRLYIGWFGVLMIPTLLTATTCFIIAFIAAPPVDIDGIREPVAGSLLYGNNIISGAVVPSSNAIGLHFYPIWEAASLDEWLYNGGPYQLVIFHFLIGVFCYMGREWELSYRLGMRPWICVAYSAPVAAATAVFLIYPLGQGSFSDGMPLGISGTFNFMLVFQAEHNILMHPFHQLGVAGVFGGALFSAMHGSLVTSSLVRETTETESQNYGYKFGQEEETYNIVAAHGYFGRLIFQYASFNNSRSLHFFLAAWPVVGIWFTALGISTMAFNLNGFNFNQSIVDSQGRAIGTWADVINRANLGMEVMHERNAHNFPLDLASTDATPVALTAPQING; encoded by the coding sequence ATGACGACTACCTTACAGCAGCGCGAAAGCGCCTCCCTGTGGGATCGGTTCTGCGAGTGGGTTGCCAGCACCGAAAACCGCCTTTACATCGGCTGGTTCGGCGTGTTGATGATCCCCACCCTCTTGACCGCCACGACCTGCTTCATCATTGCCTTCATCGCGGCTCCTCCGGTTGACATCGACGGGATCCGCGAACCCGTTGCCGGGTCCTTGCTCTACGGGAACAACATCATCTCTGGTGCTGTGGTTCCTTCTTCCAACGCGATCGGGTTGCACTTCTACCCGATTTGGGAAGCGGCGAGCTTGGATGAATGGCTCTACAACGGCGGCCCCTATCAGTTAGTGATCTTCCACTTCCTGATCGGCGTGTTCTGCTACATGGGTCGCGAATGGGAACTGAGCTACCGTCTGGGGATGCGTCCTTGGATCTGCGTCGCTTACAGCGCTCCCGTCGCCGCCGCTACCGCCGTGTTCTTGATCTATCCTTTGGGTCAAGGCAGCTTCTCCGACGGAATGCCCTTGGGCATCAGTGGCACCTTCAACTTCATGTTAGTGTTCCAAGCCGAACACAACATTTTGATGCACCCCTTCCACCAACTCGGTGTTGCCGGGGTCTTCGGCGGTGCGCTGTTCAGTGCCATGCACGGTTCCTTGGTCACCAGCTCCTTGGTTCGTGAAACCACCGAAACCGAGTCTCAAAACTACGGTTACAAATTCGGTCAAGAGGAAGAAACCTACAACATCGTTGCCGCTCACGGCTACTTCGGTCGTTTGATCTTCCAATATGCCTCGTTCAACAACAGCCGCTCTCTCCACTTCTTCTTAGCGGCTTGGCCCGTGGTTGGCATCTGGTTTACCGCTCTGGGTATTTCCACGATGGCGTTCAACCTCAATGGCTTCAACTTCAACCAGTCGATTGTTGACTCTCAAGGTCGCGCGATTGGTACCTGGGCTGATGTCATCAACCGTGCCAACTTGGGTATGGAAGTCATGCACGAGCGCAATGCTCACAACTTCCCCTTAGATTTGGCGAGCACCGATGCGACTCCGGTTGCTTTGACGGCTCCTCAAATCAACGGCTAA
- a CDS encoding ATP-dependent Clp protease ATP-binding subunit, which produces MFEYFTEKAIKAIMLSQEEARRLGHNFVGTEQILLGLIGEGTGLAAQILKSMGVKLKDARVEVEKIIGKGSGFVPAEIPLTPRAKRVLEQAMQESRQLGHNYIGTEHLLLGLTHESEGVATKVLENLGIDPKVLRSQTVERLGNEPAAPIAAGGRSRGGRQKNPQLDEFGINLTEKAIDGELDPVVGRKKEIERVIQILGRRTKNNPVLIGEPGVGKTAIAEGLAHRIATNNVPELLEDKQVYTLDMGLVVAGTRFRGEFEERLKAIVQEVREDGNIILVIDELHTLVGAGSLEGGMDAANLLKPALARGELQCIGATTLDEYRKHIERDAALERRFQPVMVGEPSVEETIEILYGLRSRYEEHHKLKIADESLEAAAKLSERYISDRFLPDKAIDLIDEAGSRVRLRNSKLPPAAKELKQELSQVVKDKDTAVRDQDFEKAGQLRDRELEIQKEIEAIAENHKRENANGDPAIVTEEDIAQIVAFWTGVPVSKLTESESEKLLQMEDTLHQRLIGQDEAVKAVSRAIRRARVGLKNPNRPIASFIFSGPTGVGKTELTKALASYFFGSEDAMIRLDMSEYMERHTVSKLIGSPPGFVGYDEGGQLTEAVRRRPYSVLLFDEIEKAHPDVFNSLLQILEDGRLTDAKGRTVDFKNTLIIMTSNIGSKVIEKGGGGLGFEFSENSEDAQYHRIRNLVNEELKQYFRPEFLNRIDEIIVFRQLTKEEVKDIAEIMLREVFSRLGEKGIELEVSDRFKDLLVEEGYNPSYGARPLRRAIMRLLEDTLAEAMLAGNLYDGSKAIVDVNDEGNVHVEAVEVRDRVPQPVG; this is translated from the coding sequence ATGTTTGAATATTTCACCGAAAAAGCGATCAAAGCGATCATGTTGTCTCAGGAGGAAGCGCGCCGCCTGGGTCATAACTTCGTCGGTACCGAGCAAATTTTACTCGGTTTAATTGGCGAAGGCACGGGATTGGCGGCTCAAATCCTCAAATCAATGGGGGTCAAGCTCAAAGATGCGCGGGTTGAAGTCGAAAAAATCATCGGGAAAGGAAGCGGCTTCGTCCCGGCAGAAATCCCCCTGACCCCTAGGGCGAAGCGGGTTTTAGAGCAAGCGATGCAGGAATCGCGCCAACTCGGCCATAACTATATCGGGACCGAACACCTGCTGTTAGGACTGACTCATGAAAGCGAAGGGGTCGCGACCAAAGTTTTAGAAAACCTGGGTATCGATCCGAAAGTGCTGCGATCGCAAACCGTCGAACGCTTGGGGAACGAACCTGCAGCCCCGATCGCGGCGGGAGGGAGGAGTCGCGGCGGACGGCAAAAAAATCCCCAACTCGACGAATTCGGGATTAATTTAACGGAAAAGGCGATCGACGGCGAGCTCGATCCGGTGGTCGGACGGAAAAAAGAGATCGAACGAGTCATCCAAATTCTCGGACGGCGGACGAAAAATAACCCGGTGTTGATCGGGGAACCGGGGGTCGGGAAAACGGCGATCGCCGAAGGGTTGGCCCACCGCATCGCCACCAATAACGTTCCCGAACTGCTCGAAGACAAACAAGTTTACACCCTCGATATGGGGTTGGTCGTCGCCGGAACGCGGTTTCGCGGCGAATTTGAGGAACGTCTCAAGGCGATCGTCCAAGAAGTTCGCGAAGACGGCAACATCATTTTAGTGATCGACGAACTTCACACCCTCGTCGGCGCCGGGTCCCTCGAAGGCGGAATGGACGCCGCCAACCTGCTCAAACCTGCCTTAGCTAGGGGCGAACTCCAGTGTATCGGCGCGACCACCTTGGACGAATACCGCAAGCATATCGAACGCGATGCAGCCCTCGAACGGCGTTTTCAACCCGTGATGGTCGGCGAACCCAGCGTCGAAGAAACGATCGAGATTCTCTACGGGTTGCGATCGCGCTACGAAGAACACCACAAACTCAAAATTGCGGATGAGTCGTTAGAAGCGGCGGCGAAACTGTCGGAACGCTATATCAGCGATCGCTTCTTACCGGATAAGGCGATCGACCTGATCGACGAAGCCGGATCTCGCGTCCGCCTGCGCAACTCAAAATTACCCCCCGCCGCCAAAGAACTCAAACAAGAACTTTCCCAGGTGGTGAAGGATAAAGATACGGCAGTCCGGGATCAAGATTTCGAGAAAGCGGGTCAGTTGCGCGATCGCGAGTTGGAGATTCAAAAAGAAATCGAGGCGATCGCCGAAAACCACAAACGGGAAAACGCGAACGGGGATCCGGCGATCGTCACCGAAGAAGACATCGCCCAAATCGTCGCCTTCTGGACTGGCGTCCCCGTCAGCAAACTCACCGAATCCGAATCGGAAAAACTGCTGCAAATGGAGGACACCCTCCACCAACGCCTGATCGGACAAGACGAAGCCGTCAAAGCAGTCTCTCGCGCCATCCGTCGCGCCCGAGTCGGTCTGAAAAACCCCAACCGTCCGATCGCCAGCTTCATCTTTTCCGGTCCGACCGGAGTCGGGAAAACCGAACTGACCAAAGCCCTCGCCTCCTACTTCTTCGGTTCCGAGGACGCCATGATTCGTCTCGACATGTCCGAATATATGGAACGCCACACGGTGTCCAAACTGATCGGTTCGCCTCCCGGATTTGTCGGTTACGACGAAGGCGGTCAACTCACCGAAGCAGTTCGCCGTCGTCCCTACAGCGTCCTCCTGTTCGACGAAATCGAAAAAGCTCACCCCGACGTCTTCAACAGTCTGCTGCAAATCCTCGAAGACGGGCGCCTCACCGACGCCAAAGGTCGCACGGTAGACTTCAAGAACACCTTAATTATCATGACCAGCAATATCGGGTCGAAGGTGATCGAAAAAGGTGGCGGCGGACTCGGGTTCGAGTTCTCGGAAAACAGCGAAGATGCTCAATATCACCGCATCCGCAATCTGGTCAACGAAGAACTCAAGCAATATTTCCGCCCCGAGTTCCTCAATCGGATCGACGAGATTATCGTCTTCCGTCAGTTGACCAAAGAAGAGGTCAAAGATATCGCCGAGATTATGTTGCGCGAGGTCTTCTCCCGCTTGGGTGAAAAAGGGATCGAACTCGAAGTCAGCGATCGGTTTAAAGACCTGTTAGTTGAGGAAGGCTACAATCCCAGTTACGGCGCCCGACCGTTACGCCGCGCGATTATGCGCCTGTTAGAAGATACTTTGGCGGAAGCGATGTTAGCGGGGAATTTGTACGACGGGTCTAAAGCGATCGTCGATGTCAACGACGAGGGGAACGTCCACGTCGAAGCGGTGGAAGTGCGCGATCGCGTTCCCCAACCTGTGGGTTAG